From Mustela erminea isolate mMusErm1 chromosome 1, mMusErm1.Pri, whole genome shotgun sequence, a single genomic window includes:
- the LOC116592850 gene encoding uncharacterized protein LOC116592850 gives MRWPRSWEFSGRCGQTSGRRVAQGPCTGIFKGHQASVPYGEVTKVQVPIGAQDDRAEGLQDWGPGAQPWTDGFGNLGLGPPSLPVGLPSFSPWTQRCAENQSRREETQFQQGRPSCLLPTTCEWAAAGTGAEGGSRTRGATQACGCGRCSHSLPLPAPQPAQQNVGIEHRPLCGAEACPSQLRERVSCRAGMFSARWTSRPPSRTQKARAKAAARAALAGTRQAGSAHLLHGPQDSAGKSKQRNYVASLGFQKTQLAAGWRMPWARRPELRKMRDTEEGTKRPTLTLTVARARPWVRPQHLLLSPRLPRVFRGVQPFFLALAGCPGAAQSP, from the exons ATGCGCTGGCCTCGGAGCTGGGAGTTCAGCGGCCGCTGTGGTCAGACCT CTGGGCGCCGAGTGGCCCAGGGTCCATGCACAGGAATCTTTAAGGGACACCAGGCATCAGTCCCTTACGGCGAAGTTACCAAAGTGCAAGTCCCGATTGGTGCCCAGGACGACAGGGCGGAGGGTCTCCAGGACTGGGGGCCCGGAGCCCAGCCCTGGACAGACGGCTTTGGAAATCTGGGGCTCGGGCCCCCCTCGCTCCCTGTGGGGCTTCCTAGTTTCAGTCCTTGGACGCAGCGCTGCGCCGAGAACCAGAGCCGCCGCGAGGAAACGCAATTCCAGCAGGGGCGCCCCTcctgcctgcttcccaccacctgCGAGTGGGCTGCCGCCGGCacaggtgcagagggagggagccgcACCCGTGGGGCCACGCAGGCCTGTGGCTGTGGCCGCTGCTCTCACTCcttgcccctcccagcccctcagccGGCGCAGCAGAACGTGGGCATCGAGCACAGGCCCCTCTGCGGGGCCGAAGCCTGTCCTTCCCAGCTCCGAGAACGTGTGTCCTGCCGAGCAG GCATGTTCTCGGCACGGTGGACCTCCAGGCCCCCTTCTCGCACCCAGAAGGCAAGAGCCAAGGCGGCAGCACGAGCCGCGCTGGCTGGGACACGACAGGCAGGCTCTGCGCACCTGCTCCACGGGCCACAGGACAGCGCGGGAAAGTCAAAGCAACGGAATTACGTGGCCAGTTTAGGTTTTCAAAAGACCCAGCTGGCCGCCGGGTGGAGAATGCCCTGGGCACGGAGGCCAGAGCTTCGTAAGATGAGGGACACCGAGGAAGGAACCAAGAGGCCCACTTTGACCCTGACGGTAGCCCGTGCACGGCCCTGGGTCAGGCCACAGCACCTGCTTCTCAGCCCAAGGCTGCCCCGGGTGTTCCGAGGGGTGCAGCCGTTCTTCCTGGCACTGGCCGGCTGCCCAGGTGCAGCCCAGAGCCCCTGA